A genome region from Populus alba chromosome 5, ASM523922v2, whole genome shotgun sequence includes the following:
- the LOC118031634 gene encoding ABC transporter D family member 1 — protein MPSLQLLQLTEHGRGLLASRRKSLLFAAGILAAGGTAVYVQSRIRSKKSDSFLYSNGIKDDKKISDKLVTNGKKTVQKKGGLKALQILASVLLSHMGKTGAKDLLAMIAIAVLKTTLSNRLAKVQGFLFRAAFLKRVPLFFRLISENILLCFLLSTINSTSKYVTGTLSLCFRKILTKVIHAHYFENMAYYKISHVDGRITNPEQRIASDVPRFCSELSELVLDDLTAVTDGLLYTWRLCSYASPKYLFWMVAYVLGAGTLIRNFSPAFGKLMSKEQQLEGEYRQLHSRLRTHAESIAFYGGENREEFHIQQKFKTLIGHMRTVLHDHWWFGMIQDFLLKYFGATVAVILIIEPFFAGQLRPDASTLGRAEMLSNLRYHTSVIISLFQSLGTLSISSRRLNRLSGYADRIHELIAVSRELSNDDKSSLQRSGSRNYFSEANYVEFFGVKVVTPSGNVLVQDLTLKVDSGSNLLITGPNGSGKSSLFRVLGGLWPLVSGHIVKPGVGSDLNKEIFYVPQRPYTAVGTLRDQLIYPLTADQEIEPLTHSGMVELLKNVDLEYLLDRYPPEKEVNWGEELSLGEQQRLGMARLFYHKPKFAILDECTSAVTTDMEERFCAQVQAMGTSCITISHRPALVAFHDVVLSLDGEGGWLVNYKGKDSPALTEAGGDLTGDFETERKNDAMIVQKAFSTSDKATHSYISEVIAASPNGDHNVLLPIVPPLQRAPRALPLRVAAMFKILVPTILDKQGAHLLAVAFLVISRTFVSDRIASLNGTTVKFVLEQDKASFVRLIGVSVLQSAASSFIAPSLRHLTTRLALGWRIRLTQHLLKNYLRNNAFYKVFHMSSKNIDADQRITHDLEKLTTDLSGLVTGMVKPLVDILWFTWRMKLLTGRRGVAILYTYMLLGLGFLRAVTPDFGDLASEEQQLEGTFRFMHERLRTHAESVAFFGGGKREKAMIESRFRELLDHSMLLLKKKWSYGILDDFVTKQLPHNVTWGLSLLYAMEHKGDRAMTSTQGELAHALRFLASVVSQSFLAFGDILELHKKFAELSGSINRIFELEELLDAAQSGDSLNSKLSPSKNSELYSKDAISFMEVDIITPAQKLLARQLTFDIERRKSLLLTGPNGSGKSSVFRVLRGLWPIASGRIAKPSQHISKETGSGCAVFYVPQRPYTCLGTLRDQIIYPLSRDEAEVMTLELYEKGKLSTEITNMLDSCLKNILENVRLNYLLEREGGWDANMNWEDTLSLGEQQRLGMARLFFHKPKFAILDECTNATSVDVEEQLYRLASDMGITFITSSQRPALIPFHSLELRLIDGEGHWELRAIKQ, from the exons GAAATCTCTACTTTTCGCGGCTGGTATCTTAGCTGCTGGTGGGACTGCTGTGTATGTGCAGTCACGGATTCGGTCTAAGAAATctgattcttttctttattcgaATGGGATCAAAGATGATAAAAAGATATCAGATAAGCTGGTTACTAATGGCAAGAAAACTGTACAAAAGAAAGGAGGATTAAAGGCACTGCAAATTCTAGCTTCAGTTCTTCTGTCTCATATGGGTAAAACAGGTGCCAAGGACCTTTTGGCTATGATTGCCATAGCa GTCTTGAAAACTACTTTGAGCAACAGATTAGCGAAAGTGCAGGGCTTTTTATTCCGTGCTGCTTTTCTCAAACGTGTACCATTATTTTTCCGGCTGATATCTGAAAATATCTTATTGTGTTTCCTTCTATCCACCATTAATTCCACTTCGAAGTATGTAACTGGGACCTTAAGTCTCTGTTTCCGAAAAATACTGACGAAAGTTATCCATGCACATTATTTTGAG AACATGGCATACTATAAAATATCACATGTTGATGGTCGGATTACTAACCCCGAACAACGAATTGCAAGTGATGTACCGAGGTTCTGTTCAGAATTGAGTGAACTTGTCCTTGATGATTTGACTGCAGTTACTGATGGTCTGCTTTATACTTGGCGCCTTTGTTCATATGCCAGCCCTAAGTATTTGTTTTGGATGGTG GCCTATGTATTGGGAGCGGGAACCTTGATTAGAAACTTCTCTCCTGCTTTTGGGAAGCTAATGTCTAAAGAACAGCAGTTAGAAGGTGAATATAGGCAGCTACATTCCCGTTTGAGGACCCATGCTGAAAGCATAGCATTTTATGGCGGAGAAAATAGAGAAGAATTTCATATTCAGCAGAAGTTTAAGACCCTGATTGGACACATGAGAACTGTCTTACATGACCATTGGTGGTTTGGAATGATTCAGGACTTTTTATTGAAGTATTTTGGTGCTACTGTAGctgttattttgattattgagCCTTTCTTTGCTGGCCAACTTAGACCTGACGCTTCAACTTTGGGAAGGGCAGAAATGTTGAGCAATTTAAGATACCATACCAGCGTGATAATATCACTATTTCAGTCCCTGGGAACTCTTTCTATAAGTTCAAGACGACTGAATCGTCTCAG TGGTTATGCTGACCGCATTCATGAATTAATAGCCGTATCGAGAGAGCTGAGCAATGATGATAAATCATCACTGCAAAGAAGTGGAAGTAGGAACTACTTCAGTGAAGCTAATTATGTTGAGTTTTTTGGTGTCAAG GTTGTCACCCCAAGTGGCAATGTTTTGGTTCAAGACCTGACTCTTAAAGTTGATTCAGGATCTAATCTATTGATTACAG GTCCAAATGGTAGTGGGAAGAGCTCACTTTTCCGAGTTCTAGGTGGCCTATGGCCATTGGTTTCTGGCCATATTGTGAAACCAGGAGTCGGTTCTGATCTTAACAAGGAGATCTTCTATGTTCCACAAAGACCATATACTGCTGTAGGCACACTCCGTGATCAATTAATTTATCCTCTTACTGCAGACCAAGAGATTGAACCACTGACCCATAGCGGAATGGTGGAGCTGTTAAAAAAT GTCGACCTTGAGTATCTATTAGACCGTTATCCACCTGAGAAGGAGGTTAATTGGGGTGAGGAACTGTCACTGGGGGAGCAACAAAGGTTAGGGATGGCCAGGCTGTTCTACCATAAGCCAAAATTTGCAATTCTTGATGAGTGCACTAGTGCTGTGACTACTGATATGGAGGAACGTTTTTGTGCTCAAGTACAAGCTATGGGAACATCTTGCATAACCATATCTCACCGTCCAGCTCTAGTTGCATTTCATGATGTGGTTTTGTCCTTGGATGGTGAAGGAGGCTGGCTTGTTAATTACAAAGG GAAGGATTCTCCAGCCCTGACTGAAGCTGGGGGTGATCTCACAGGGGATTTTGAGACAGAACGAAAAAATGATGCCATGATAGTTCAAAAGGCATTTTCCACAAGTGATAAG GCCACACACTCGTATATTTCAGAAGTGATAGCAGCATCACCCAACGGAGACCATAATGTTCTATTGCCCATTGTTCCACCACTTCAAAGGGCTCCAAGGGCATTGCCACTGAGAGTAGCTGCCATGTTTAAAATATTG GTACCAACCATACTTGACAAACAAGGGGCACACTTATTAGCAGTTGCTTTCCTTGTTATCTCAAGAACATTTGTCTCAGATCGGATTGCCTCATTGAATG GTACAACTGTAAAGTTTGTTTTGGAGCAGGACAAAGCATCTTTTGTTCGATTAATAGGTGTTAGTGTTCTTCAAAGTGCTGCGTCGTCTTTTATTGCACCTTCTTTGAG ACACTTAACAACTCGGCTGGCGCTTGGATGGAGGATTCGTTTGACTCAACATCTACTAAAGAACTATTTGAGAAACAATGCATTTTACAAG GTTTTCCACATGTCTagcaaaaatattgatgcagATCAGAGAATAACACATGATCTGGAAAAGTTAACCACCGACTTGTCTGGACTGGTAACTGGAATGGTGAAGCCATTAGTAGATATCCTGTG GTTCACCTGGAGAATGAAGCTCTTAACAGGTCGGAGGGGAGTTGCCATATTGTATACTTATATGTTGCTTGGTTTGGGTTTTCTGAGGGCTGTTACTCCTGATTTTGGTGATCTTGCTAGTGAAGAGCAACAGCTTGAAGGAACCTTTAG GTTCATGCATGAGAGACTGCGCACACATGCTGAATCTGTTGCTTTCTTTGGAGGTGGAAAACGAGAAAAAGCT ATGATTGAGTCAAGATTCAGGGAACTTCTTGACCATTCCATGTtgcttttgaaaaagaaatggtcATATGGCATACTCGATGATTTTGTGACAAAGCAACTCCCACATAATGTAACTTGGGGTTTGAGCTTGTTGTATGCCATGGAACACAAGGGAGATCGAGCCATGACCTCAACTCAAG GCGAACTGGCACATGCATTGCGGTTCTTAGCATCTGTTGTCTCTCAAAGCTTTTTAGCCTTTGGAGACATCCTTGAATTGCACAAGAAGTTTGCTGAGCTTTCTGGCAGTATAAATAGAATTTTTGAGCTTGAAGAGCTTCTGGATGCTGCTCAGTCTG GGGATTCTTTGAATAGTAAACTATCTCCATCTAAGAACAGTGAACTTTACTCCAAGGATGCCATTTCCTTTATGGAGGTCGATATCATTACTCCAGCACAGAAATTGTTGGCGAGGCAGTTGACATTTGACATAGAACGAAGAAAAAGTCTGCTTCTTACTG GTCCAAACGGGAGTGGGAAAAGTTCTGTTTTTAGAGTCCTCAGAGGTCTTTGGCCCATTGCCAGTGGAAGGATTGCTAAACCATCTCAACATATTAGTAAAGAGACTGGATCAGGTTGTGCTGTCTTCTATGTTCCTCAACGACCATATACATGCTTGGGAACCTTGAGAGATCAAATTATCTATCCTCTCTCTCGTGATGAAGCAGAAGTCATGACACTAGAGTTGTATGAAAAAG GTAAGCTATCCACCGAAATAACAAACATGCTGGACtcatgtttgaaaaatattctgGAGAATGTTCGGCTAAATTATCTCTTGGAGAGAGAAGGTGGCTGGGATGCAAATATGAATTGGGAAGACACTCTGTCTCTTGGAGAACAGCAGAGATTAGGCATG gCCCGCCTATTCTTTCACAAGCCTAAATTTGCCATCCTTGATGAGTGCACCAA TGCAACAAGTGTTGATGTTGAGGAGCAACTTTATAGGCTTGCTAGTGACATGGGCATCACATTTATTACCTCCTCTCAG CGTCCTGCTCTCATACCATTCCACTCCCTGGAATTGCGGCTTATTGATGGCGAGGGCCACTGGGAGCTTCGTGCAATTAAGCAATGA